A genomic region of Cydia splendana chromosome 17, ilCydSple1.2, whole genome shotgun sequence contains the following coding sequences:
- the LOC134798767 gene encoding ubiquitin-conjugating enzyme E2 J2-like, with amino-acid sequence MAKTKVTGATSRLKQDYLRLKNDPVPYVTAEPVPSNILEWHYVVRGPEKSPYEGGYYHGKIIFPREFPFKPPSIYMITPNGRFRTNTRLCLSITDFHPDTWNPAWSISTILTGLLSFMLEKTPTWGSIETSDYQKRCMAAESLEINIKNKMFCELFPEFVEEIEQQLKERQEAMLQAEEVPGSESEVMTEQQSNMYYIMTNLFVLVGFIFLAYMVKYVLVSISND; translated from the coding sequence ATGGCTAAAACAAAAGTGACCGGCGCCACTAGCAGGCTAAAGCAAGACTACTTGAGGCTAAAAAACGACCCGGTGCCGTACGTTACTGCGGAACCTGTGCCGTCCAACATTCTGGAGTGGCATTATGTGGTACGAGGACCCGAGAAAAGTCCATACGAAGGTGGTTACTACCATGGGAAAATCATATTTCCCCGGGAGTTTCCGTTTAAGCCGCCGTCGATCTACATGATCACGCCCAACGGCCGTTTCCGAACCAACACACGTCTGTGCCTCAGCATCACGGATTTCCACCCCGACACTTGGAACCCAGCGTGGTCTATCTCAACCATCCTAACGGGTCTGCTAAGTTTCATGCTAGAAAAAACACCTACCTGGGGTTCCATAGAAACATCAGATTACCAGAAACGGTGCATGGCAGCGGAATCTCTggaaattaatataaaaaacaagATGTTCTGTGAACTATTCCCCGAATTTGTGGAGGAAATTGAACAACAGTTGAAGGAGAGACAGGAAGCTATGTTGCAAGCGGAGGAGGTTCCGGGTAGTGAAAGTGAAGTGATGACAGAGCAACAGTCCAACATGTACTATATTATGACAAATTTGTTTGTTCTTGTGGGTTTCATCTTCCTCGCATATATGGTGAAATACGTCCTAGTCTCTATATCCAATGACTAG
- the LOC134798766 gene encoding centrosome-associated zinc finger protein Cp190: protein MSDLKQVKVDNWGIYFLQRLKHFFNRTDYCDLTLQFQDNAQLKVHRLVLSACTEYFELLERTCEMYEDCLVMPDDLQADVVVPIVNFMYTGQLEFKIELLEKLYQTSQIMNMPVLSKLLDAQRHQQAAPKPPPTHSYSGLKSYAKSTSSKQRAPIASTSSSKRTFSKAFDIETPRDKSYSKATSSTSNGRAFRSPSPAHIENHVPPRKLIKGEPRPTRYELPEELDTDNIYENSFTDISYTSTPLMVHPETTKRYSAKKSQFSSPSSSKRFSQGPSTVEIVECRKISKEENVYDDDSMLNEPDMFGRDVLPPEPRVKNSSQLFDQILDNNPGPKVTIEAKNSKQASKLDHAKIISEVLKKYPHLVKSNKNIKLKLLDTPTKPVKKRPATPQKIHKEELQLKQEPDFTYESEVLDSAKAAKLIAMGAENVKGPWICLICGTPGRALHFTSYYKFRRHLVEVHHEKPVANMCEYCGLRSLKRNYLLHHLYTKHGKKPPPQYNFPKCNICSYIALNEGYLVKHKMTHVETRNFRCNVCSAAFNSSAMLLMHIQNTGHKYSAERRTNLQCVYCLKVFLREANLYAHLKTNHKLEAKTDCIIDDSDEEKQEEEEPMETIIDRKPIKYELPVTYDQESEDDTAYQIQHKPHGTIDIVERPKRHRTVTSTPRQKILNSGFGAPIQPTIQPSTPQKKPKPQTIQNQFLKELNIPHIDNSNHEEIIMIGDTEYIMRDNQLIPKNSKMAENDQYILSDMLHTDVDQTLHTLESDTSLEYSNIHNSTEINQSDIKLNKKSTINQPIQIVVSNEEEYKALMSSNHSIIFDDTDASKRLTVLAASHNATLDGTIDLDTTQTNDMMIIQDDFPLNVSEAVPGDNSNIVVVYSHPVDDHNKPYQLITSQALGGAQFVSTSAVLTRNYETVTTTGVVNTQIMDNQVNWHSNLEHNIDSQQMQVTQEPELQVLTNVEEVVMAPSQDAITNKLEELPEVHLLPVASKDESQINQVSQMVEPLPCESEAEHNNHNEEQAAEIVAVEEIQAATSISMEVDVPSQIIENSENIVAISTEEPIPETMQTENHDIVAEDEAQEQVSTEVEEVMEKDHEPLDESAIEEEEENVQNVTELTEETSESQEFTEEATVAEQPLNNDSPSFTPVTKEQIQNLTSEWSEDEDEATAQNETIENENSENNVTEMDNPENNSVELEESIENIQQEMEKQMTRIVAIEPIEESENPMEEMQTDHGLQENVTVNNTAPACPEKISSLLNDWDENDSQEAEEERNDPTAENDGEITNENEIVAAPGDIERNSAPIVEEPTENEPHEQESPKKQDKIKSLVSDWDDDDEDGPKE from the coding sequence ATGTCCGATCTAAAGCAAGTGAAAGTTGATAACTGGGGGATATACTTCCTCCAGCGGTTAAAGCATTTCTTCAATCGAACCGATTACTGTGACCTAACGCTGCAGTTTCAAGACAATGCGCAGCTAAAAGTGCATCGGTTGGTGCTCAGTGCGTGTACTGAGTACTTCGAGCTGCTGGAGCGGACATGCGAGATGTACGAGGACTGCCTGGTGATGCCGGACGACCTGCAGGCGGATGTCGTCGTCCCCATCGTCAACTTCATGTACACCGGCCAGCTTGAATTTAAAATAGAACTTCTTGAAAAGCTGTATCAAACATCACAAATAATGAACATGCCAGTTTTGTCTAAACTCCTCGACGCGCAGCGGCACCAGCAAGCGGCTCCTAAACCCCCGCCAACGCACAGTTACAGTGGTTTAAAAAGTTATGCTAAAAGTACAAGCAGCAAGCAAAGAGCACCAATTGCCTCTACAAGTAGCTCAAAGCGTACATTTAGTAAAGCTTTTGATATTGAAACACCAAGAGACAAATCCTACAGCAAGGCTACAAGTAGCACAAGTAATGGCAGGGCTTTTCGCTCACCTTCTCCAGCCCATATTGAAAACCATGTTCCTCCAAGGAAGCTTATTAAGGGTGAACCTCGACCTACCAGGTATGAGCTCCCTGAGGAACTTGATACTGATAATATTTATGAGAACTCATTTACTGATATATCCTACACCTCTACACCCTTGATGGTACATCCAGAAACGACAAAGCGGTATTCAGCCAAAAAGAGCCAGTTTAGTTCACCATCAAGCTCGAAAAGATTTTCTCAAGGGCCGTCTACGGTTGAAATTGTGGAATGTAGGAAAATCTCTAAGGAAGAAAATGTTTATGATGATGACTCCATGTTAAATGAACCAGATATGTTTGGAAGAGATGTTTTACCACCTGAGCCCCGAGTAAAAAATTCCAGCCAACTTTTTGACCAAATTTTAGATAACAATCCAGGTCCAAAAGTGACAATTGAAGCTAAGAACAGCAAGCAGGCAAGCAAATTGGACCATGCCAAGATAATAAGTGAAGTGTTAAAGAAGTACCCGCACTTAGTGAAAagtaacaaaaatatcaaactcAAACTTTTGGACACCCCAACCAAACCAGTCAAAAAACGACCGGCGACCCCACAAAAAATACACAAAGAAGAATTACAGTTGAAACAAGAACCAGACTTCACATATGAATCTGAGGTTCTAGATTCTGCGAAAGCAGCAAAGCTTATTGCCATGGGAGCGGAAAATGTAAAAGGGCCCTGGATCTGCCTCATTTGTGGAACACCTGGTAGAGCTTTACATTTTACCTCTTATTACAAATTTAGACGCCATTTGGTTGAAGTTCACCATGAGAAACCAGTTGCAAATATGTGTGAATACTGCGGTCTGAGGTCGCTTAAGAGAAATTATTTGTTACACCACTTATACACTAAACATGGCAAGAAACCTCCACCTCAATACAATTTCCCAAAATGTAACATTTGCAGTTACATAGCATTGAATGAAGGTTACCTAGTCAAACATAAAATGACACATGTTGAAACAAGAAATTTCCGTTGCAATGTGTGCTCTGCAGCTTTCAATTCTTCTGCCATGTTGTTGATGCACATCCAAAACACAGGCCATAAATACAGTGCTGAAAGAAGAACCAACCTCCAATGTGTTTATTGCCTCAAAGTCTTTTTACGCGAAGCAAATCTTTATGCTCACCTGAAAACTAATCACAAGCTAGAAGCTAAAACTGACTGCATCATTGATGATTCTGATGAGGAAAagcaagaagaagaagaacctATGGAAACAATTATTGACCGTAAGCCCATTAAGTATGAGTTACCTGTGACCTATGATCAGGAGTCTGAAGATGATACCGCTTATCAAATTCAGCATAAGCCTCATGGTACCATAGATATTGTAGAACGACCAAAAAGACATCGCACTGTTACCTCAACACCCAGACAAAAGATCTTAAATTCAGGTTTTGGTGCACCAATCCAACCTACTATCCAACCTTCAACTCCTCAAAAGAAGCCTAAGCCACAGACAATACAAAATCAATTTCTTAAAGAGCTTAACATTCCGCATATTGATAACTCCAACCATGAGGAAATTATAATGATTGGTGATACTGAATACATCATGAGGGATAATCAACTCATACCCAAAAATTCTAAAATGGCTGAAAATGATCAATATATTTTGTCTGATATGTTACATACAGATGTGGATCAAACATTACATACTCTGGAATCTGATACATCACTTGAGTATTCAAATATCCATAATTCCACTGAAATTAATCAATctgatataaaattaaataaaaaatccactATCAATCAACCAATTCAGATTGTGGTTTCAAATGAAGAGGAATATAAAGCTTTGATGTCCTCTAATCATTCAATAATATTTGATGATACAGATGCTAGTAAACGATTAACAGTATTGGCTGCTTCTCATAATGCTACATTGGATGGTACAATAGACCTGGACACTACACAAACTAATGACATGATGATTATTCAAGATGACTTTCCATTAAATGTGTCTGAGGCAGTTCCTGGTGATAATTCTAACATAGTTGTTGTATACAGTCATCCAGTTGATGATCATAATAAACCATACCAACTTATTACATCACAAGCTCTTGGTGGGGCTCAATTTGTTTCCACCTCTGCAGTACTCACTAGAAACTATGAGACAGTCACAACTACTGGTGTAGTAAACACTCAAATAATGGATAATCAAGTAAACTGGCACAGCAATCTTGAACACAACATAGATAGTCAACAAATGCAAGTAACACAGGAGCCTGAGCTACAAGTACTAACAAATGTAGAAGAGGTGGTCATGGCTCCATCACAAGATGCAATTACTAACAAATTGGAAGAGCTCCCAGAAGTGCATCTGCTGCCTGTTGCATCAAAAGATGAATCCCAAATAAATCAAGTATCACAAATGGTAGAGCCATTGCCCTGTGAATCAGAAGCTGAGCACAACAATCATAATGAGGAGCAAGCTGCCGAAATAGTGGCTGTGGAAGAAATTCAAGCAGCCACATCAATATCCATGGAAGTGGATGTTCCTTCACAAATAAtagaaaattcagaaaatataGTCGCCATATCAACTGAAGAGCCCATTCCTGAAACTATGCAAACTGAAAATCATGACATTGTAGCTGAAGATGAAGCTCAAGAGCAAGTTTCAACTGAAGTTGAGGAGGTCATGGAAAAAGATCATGAGCCTTTGGATGAATCAGccattgaagaagaagaagaaaatgtACAGAATGTAACGGAACTTACAGAGGAAACAAGTGAGTCACAAGAATTTACTGAAGAAGCCACAGTGGCTGAGCAACCTTTAAATAATGATAGTCCTTCATTTACACCTGTAACCAAGGAACAGATTCAGAATTTAACATCAGAATGGTCAGAAGATGAAGATGAAGCAACTGCTCAGAATGAAACCATAGAAAATGAAAATTCTGAAAACAATGTTACTGAAATGGATAATCCGGAAAACAATTCTGTGGAGCTAGAAGAATCAATAGAGAACATCCAACAAGAAATGGAGAAACAGATGACTAGAATAGTTGCCATTGAACCAATTGAAGAAAGTGAGAATCCCATGGAAGAGATGCAGACAGACCACGGGCTACAAGAAAATGTTACTGTTAACAATACTGCACCAGCATGCCCCGAAAAAATATCATCATTACTTAATGACTGGGATGAGAATGATTCTCAAGAAGCGGAAGAGGAAAGAAATGATCCCACAGCTGAAAATGATGGCGAAATCACTAACGAAAATGAGATTGTAGCAGCTCCTGGAGATATTGAAAGGAATTCTGCTCCAATTGTTGAAGAACCAACTGAAAACGAACCGCATGAACAAGAATCTCCAAAAAAACAAGACAAAATCAAGAGTCTTGTGAGTGACTGGgacgatgatgatgaagatGGGCCAAAGGAATGA